The Camelina sativa cultivar DH55 chromosome 14, Cs, whole genome shotgun sequence genome includes a window with the following:
- the LOC104739138 gene encoding probable E3 ubiquitin-protein ligase ARI5, with amino-acid sequence MDSEDDMLDAHDMYSGDDDYYSGGTDDDINDSDDVDAYNGLFEETVDDSALIASVRSQINYAVLKEGDIRRHQNDDIGQVSMILSLSYVEASILLLHYHWIVSKVHDEWFADEERVRRTVGILEGPVVPTPNTRDLTCGICFESYPLEEIVSVSCGHPFCSTCWTGYISSTINDGPGCLMLKCPDPSCPAAIGQDMIDKLASKEDKERYYRYFLRSYVEDNRKMKWCPAPGCEHAIDFSAGSGSYDVLCFCSHSFCWNCTEEAHRPVDCGTVAKWILKNSAESENMNWILANSKPCPKCKRPIEKNHGCMHMTCTPPCKYEFCWLCLNAWTEHGERTGGFYACNRYEAAKQEGLYDEAEKRREMAKNSLERYTHYYERWASNQLSRQKAMGDLQKMQSEKLGKLSDIQCTPESQLKFIPEAWLQIIECRRVLKWTYAYGYYLSDNSKKQFFEYLQGEAESGLEKLHQCVEKELEVFQNADGPTNEFNQFRTKLTGLTSITKTYFENLVKALENGLADVDAQAASSKSTNSKSSSKTKGGGKGKGSSKNGGSSRNPDDN; translated from the exons ATGGATTCAGAAGACGATATGCTAGATGCCCACGATATGTATTCGGGTGATGATGATTATTACAGCGGCGGGACCGATGACGACATCAACGATAGTGATGATGTTGATGCTTACAACGGCTTATTCGAGGAAACCGTGGACGATTCCGCCTTGATCGCCTCTGTTCGCTCTCAG ATAAATTATGCTGTTCTCAAGGAAGGAGATATTCGTAGACATCAGAATGATGATATTGGACAAGTTTCCATGATCCTCTCTTTAAGCTATGTTGAAGCGAGCATTTTGCTTCTTCACTATCACTG gattgttagtaaAGTTCATGATGAATGGTTTGCGGATGAGGAGAGAGTTCGGAGAACTGTTGGCATATTAGAGGGACCTGTTGTTCCAACACCTAATACCAGAGAC CTTACATGTGGAATATGCTTCGAGTCCTACCCCCTTGAGGAAATTGTATCAGTTTCTTGTGGTCATCCTTTCTGCTCTACGTGTTGGACgg GTTATATAAGTTCAACCATCAATGATGGGCCAGGATGTTTGATGCTAAAATGTCCGGACCCTTCTTGCCCTGCTGCTATTGGTCAAGATATGATCGATAAATTGGCTTCTAAGGAAGACAAGGAGAGGTATTATAGATACTTTCTTCGATCCTATGTTGAAGACAACAGAAAG ATGAAGTGGTGTCCTGCCCCAGGATGTGAGCATGCAATTGATTTTTCTGCCGGGTCTGGAAGTTATGATGTTTTGTGCTTTTGTTCGCATAGCTTTTGCTGGAAT TGCACTGAAGAGGCTCACCGTCCTGTGGATTGTGGCACAGTTGCAAAATGGATACTAAAGAACAGCGCTGAATCTGAAAATATGAATTG GATACTTGCCAATTCAAAGCCTTGTCCAAAGTGTAAGCGGCCAATTGAAAAGAATCATGGCTGTATGCACATGACATGCACACCGCCTTGTAAATATGAGTTTTGTTG GCTTTGCCTTAACGCATGGACAGAGCACGGGGAAAGAACTGGTGGTTTTTATGCCTGCAACCGGTATGAGGCGGCTAAGCAAGAAGGTTTG TATGATGAGGCTGAGAAGAGGCGAGAAATGGCAAAAAATTCGCTAGAGAGGTACACTCATTACTATGAACGCTGGGCAAGCAATCAACTG TCGAGGCAAAAAGCTATGGGGGATCTGCAGAAAATGCAATCAGAGAAG CTTGGGAAGCTTAGTGACATACAGTGCACACCAGAATCTCAGCTCAAGTTTATTCCAGAAGCGTGGCTCCAG ATCATTGAATGCAGACGGGTACTGAAATGGACGTATGCATATGGATACTATCTATCAGATAATTCTAAGAAGCAATTTTTTGAGTATTTGCAAG GGGAGGCTGAGTCAGGTTTGGAGAAGCTCCACCAATGCGTAGAGAAGGAATTAGAGGTGTTTCAAAATGCTGATGGCCCTACAAATGAGTTCAATCAATTCCGGACAAAATTAACTGGTCTAACCAG CATAACAAAAACCTACTTTGAAAATCTGGTGAAAGCTCTGGAGAATGGTCTTGCTGATGTGGATGCACAAGCTGCTAGCAGCAAATCAACAAACTCTAAATCTTCTAGCAAGACAAAAGGCGGTGGAAAAGGTAAAGGAAGCTCCAAAAATGGCGGGTCCAGCAGAAACCCAGATGACAACTGA
- the LOC104739139 gene encoding uncharacterized protein LOC104739139 has product MAFTNDKDGSKGFVKRVASSFSMRKKKNATGEPKLLPRSKSTGSTNFESMRPPATKKTSDVTNKTRIKPSGGLTPQPRREKIDDRGGGTNMKFGKWRSFDDSDSVWLSSDCGSPTSLLEERRLSVSFRFSVDESVVSWLSNLAKSSLSLNHQEVRSTKDRPRIPRSTKDNAENVQKKDSSSSAPNLSVLYDSSTRSSHGKKVSFSPSSGTKIDTGNSSPALTISSDLPSGPNDHTATSLAHEKSLDEKSVESVDSKNSSNVDEPLFWPYEQRFDWKPEDILKHFSMSPRRKKLLNAKVSAAGSSPRSMRAQLLQARKLDLKDGSKRKLVFSGPITNASKIPELKRSTSNSSNKKNDSIKKEPIRNCVKRNKSLPSRLRKSSKTCSKVVPIEVAEGVIAAEKAKVEIKLINRRSKTMLEDDFALMNDFSREKAVGLGEFKGREGIDSEFNSDTFLFDDSL; this is encoded by the coding sequence ATGGCTTTCACAAATGATAAAGATGGATCTAAGGGTTTTGTGAAGAGAGTGGCTTCATCTTTCtccatgaggaagaagaagaatgcaaCAGGTGAACCGAAGTTGCTTCCAAGATCGAAATCAACAGGTTCTACAAACTTTGAATCCATGAGGCCACCTGCAACGAAGAAGACTTCAGatgtcacaaacaaaacaaggatCAAACCATCAGGTGGTCTAACACCACAACCAAGAAGGGAAAAGATTGATGATCGTGGTGGTGGGACGAATATGAAGTTTGGAAAATGGAGAAGCTTTGATGATAGTGATTCAGTTTGGTTATCTTCAGATTGTGGATCTCCTACTTCTCTTCTTGAGGAACGGAGATTATCTGTTTCATTCCGTTTCTCGGTTGATGAGAGTGTAGTCTCTTGGTTATCAAACCTTGCCAAATCTTCCCTCTCTCTGAATCATCAAGAAGTACGTTCCACTAAAGACCGTCCCAGGATCCCGAGGAGCACTAAAGACAATGCAGAGAACGTTCAGAAGAAAGATTCATCTAGTTCTGCTCCAAATCTCAGCGTTCTTTATGATTCTTCTACTCGGAGTTCACATGGAAAGAAAGTTAGCTTTTCACCATCTTCAGGTACAAAAATTGATACAGGGAATTCTTCTCCTGCTCTGACAATCTCCTCTGATTTGCCATCTGGTCCGAATGATCACACAGCAACTTCTTTGGCTCATGAGAAAAGTTTGGATGAGAAAAGTGTAGAGAGTGTAGATTCTAAGAACAGTAGTAATGTTGATGAGCCGCTTTTCTGGCCATATGAACAGAGATTTGACTGGAAACCTGAGGATATCTTGAAGCATTTCTCAATGTCCCCTCGGAGAAAGAAGTTATTGAATGCCAAAGTTTCAGCTGCAGGTAGCTCTCCGAGATCCATGAGAGCACAACTTCTCCAAGCAAGAAAACTAGATCTTAAAGATGGTAGTAAGAGAAAGCTTGTGTTCAGTGGACCTATAACCAACGCATCCAAGATTCCAGAACTCAAAAGAAGTACCAGCAATAGCAGCAACAAGAAAAATGACAGCATCAAGAAGGAGCCAATCAGGAACTGCGTGAAGAGGAACAAAAGTTTGCCATCAAGGTTGAGAAAATCGAGCAAAACATGTTCAAAGGTTGTACCTATTGAAGTAGCTGAAGGAGTGATAGCAGCAGAGAAAGCCAAAGTGGAGATAAAGCTCATAAACCGCAGAAGCAAGACTATGCTGGAAGACGATTTTGCATTGATGAATGATTTCTCAAGAGAGAAGGCAGTGGGGCTAGGGGAGTTCAAGGGTAGAGAGGGTATAGACTCAGAATTTAACTCTGACACTTTCCTGTTCGATGATTCTCTTTGA